A window of Athene noctua chromosome 27, bAthNoc1.hap1.1, whole genome shotgun sequence genomic DNA:
GGTCATACATGGGTGACTGGGGCTGGGACTTtatgcatgttttaaaataccCATTTTTGGCTTCTGCATTGCAAAAAACCCATCCCTGAGCCTCTTGTCCTCCCTTAGCCAGGCAACAGTGGATTATGCAAACAAATGGAAACTCTCCAGCATTGCTGGATAGCTGGTGGCAGAGGAAGGGCCAGAGTTCATCTGGAGGGCTATCACAGCACCTGCCCAGCTGCTCCAGGCAGCATCCGTGCGCATTTCTGtcctcccccagcccagcagcaagACCAGCTCTTTCAGCCACATCTGCTGTACGTGAGAGCTGGTGTCCTATATGTACGAGGCCTTTTTCTGCCTGGTTGAGCAAAACTGACAGGACCTGTGATTTCATGAATAAATACCTGGCCTTTGAGGTGCTTGTGTCATTCCCTTATCACACTCTGTGTGTCACTCCGaggaggggctagaaggagcctGCGCATTTGGGGACACAGCTATGCACAGGCTGCCCTTATCCCAGGAGAGCTGATGTAGCCTGAAGTCCCATCTCCACCAGGATAACTGACACTGGAGAGGGAACGGAAACAAGCTCTGCAGGGTGCTGTACATGTGTGTCCTGTGAGTCTTCAGCTGGGGGTCTGTAACTGTGGAAAATCTTGTTGCCGCTTGTCCCACTGTTGTCACCAACTGTGGCACTGCTGGTGCAACATCTTCCAGGCGGGTGGGTCCACACTCGTCCCACAGAGCTGTCATCACGCTGACCCTCCAGATCAGGAGTCTGGGGTGAAACAAGGGCTGCTGTAGCCAGTAGAGTTCAGCTGATTGTAGCAGGGTTTGGGGAAAGAGTTTTGAAATCGATGTGTCACTGGGAGGGGCAGCACCACAGCTACACCGTGCTGCTGTGCGGGGAGAAAGGAGTGAAAGCGGAATCAGTTCTAGGTAGAAGAGGTTTTTATGGGGGAACTGATGCCGGAGGTTGTTTTCCATGACATGTTTTTAGTGGTGTATATGCCGTGTTCCGTGCAGCTGCAGGTGAGGGGCCCCGACTCGGCGCTGCGGCCGGGAGCGCCACGCTCCTGCCCTGCGGGCTCCTGCTGCGAACCTGCCCGCCTGCACGTGGAgcggctcctgctcctggggggcGTGCGGCACGTGGAGGTGGTCGACGGCTGCCACTGCAGCACCTGCCCCGAGGAATGTCTCCGTCTCCCAGCTCTGAAAACCTTCTTTCCAGACTCTCCCTGGGAGGTCACAGTCGACGTGGGGAAATGCTCTGACCCAACCTACACTGCAGGTAAGGGAACGATGGAGGGCTCTGCGCCCCCCAGGAATCGGGGACGAGCCCTTCTGTGTGACCAGTGccagcagggaggtgacagtccccctgtgctctgcactggggaggccacacctggagcgttgtgtccaggtttgggctcctcaatacgagagagatctcgaggggctggagcgagtgcagaggagggcaacgaggctggggaagggctggagaatcaatcctgtgaggagccagggaaggagctgagagtgttcagtgtgaggaggaggaggctgaggggagccctcatccctctctgcagctcctgacaggacattgcagagaggctggggctgggctctgctcccaggggatcagggacaggacaagagggaacggctggaaactgccacaggggagggtcaggctgggcaggaggagaaaatgtttcccagcaagagtggtcagagagtggaacaggctgcccagggaggggggagtccccatccctgggggggtttaagggccgttgggatgagctgtggagggatgtggggtaggggagaactttgtagagtcgggctgagggttggactcgatgatcccgaggggcttttccaacctgaatgattctgtgatctaacAATGCTCTGCTCTGCCACACAAACCCTCTTTGCCTTAGGTGGAAAAGGGATTGTGTTTTATACTTTCAGCATTTgagttttcttttcccttctgtccCTGGGTGCTGACAGCACAGGTCTGCAGGTGAAATGCTAATTCTCTGCCCCTGTGCATGGTGTGAGGATGGATATAGAACCATCTCATGTTATGGGCAAGTGTCTTCTAACCAGAGATCATAGAATCAGAGTAACACAGTCTTGGGAGGGACCTTGGGGTCTCTGCTCCAACCCACCCACTCAAAGCAAGAAAACCACCCTGGTGATAAAAGCTCTACCAAAACCAGACCACTTAGCAGAGAGTGAAAAATGGAGTTCCCTTTCTGATGGCCTGAAATGCCCTTCCATCTCAACACCAGTGAACTACACTGATGTTTCAGAAATCACTGGAAATGGAAACTCCAAACTAAATTGTTCCAGACAGATCAGAATCTTCCACTGGGATAAAGTGGAATGGATTCATCCTGAACTGGTGTGATGTATTGTGAGTTcacacataaaaaaacccaagactcATGTAAGTGAAGATGAACTGATCTGGTTTTATCAGAACGGAATTTCCACAACTATTTGATAAAATCAGTTCTCCTTGAATTTGTTGATGACATTTTATTGGCATTTCTGCATCTAAAACCATCCTGTTAAAAACTTCCCGGCAGCTCCTGTGACACGACTGTACAACAGCCACTAGAGAGGGACAGAGACCAGTGCGAGCCCTAATGTGAGCTTGAAAAGCAGCGAAGAGCCTGAGCtagaggggctggggaagccagATGTGTggccaagaaaacaaaaccccgTAGGGCTCTGCTTGCTGACGTGTGTCCCATCCTCCAAGAGCTAGAGGAGGGTCTGCACACAGACAGCCCTGCAGCTTGTGAAAATCCAGCTGCAGGACACagcaagtggaaaagaaaattagGCAGTGTGAAGTGCTTTTTTCCAGAGGTGGGAGAATCAGCATTTACCTCCCAGACTTGTGACTGGAAGGTGCTGGAGGATGCTGTTGTCCCCAGGGTGGCTAATGGACAGTGGCTCATTCAGTGATAATGGCCCAGGGCTGGGAAATGTGGACTCACCCCCAGATTTGCCTCTGCCCTAGGGCTGGTCTCTGCACTTTCCTTCTGGATTTTCCCCTGTAAAATCAGGCTGACACTTTCAGTGTCATGTTAAAGACTGGAAACGTCAGAGGAGCAGTAGGCCTGGAGGAGGATGTTAAAATCTCGCGCAGAAATACTGGCTTCCAGAAATCAGTTGTCATTTTGTGTTCCTCTCTTAAGGCAGCCCAAAGAGATTTGcttttagaaaatgctttttcctccctTGAAAACACAGCCCCATCTTGGAACAAAGAAATCTCCTCCAGCAGCTGATGAagcagctgggaaggggcaggaaACTCTCACAACCATTTTAAAGCCAGTCCCTGAAGGACCTGCAGCCAAGGGTTGGGACAGGGCAAGACAAGGTCCTATTTAGAGCCAAAACTTAAGACTGATTTACCCatccttcttcccctcctccagctcatGCAACGGAGGTTTTAATCCTAATTTACTTGGTGAGGGAGAGAAAAACTGGGAGATTTAGCAAAATAACTGCTTCTATGCAGAacagggaatggcctcaaattgcaccagggaaggtttggactggatattaggaagtgtttctttgcagaaggggttgttgggtgttggaatgggctgcccagggaggtgatggagtccctatccctggaggggtttaagaatTGCGTTGACTCATACCCTTAGttaggatctggtgtagttgggaacggtcagtgttaggttaacagttggacactagatgatcttcaaggtcctttccaacctggttgATTCTGTGATAACATAGGTTCAGGCTGAGCCAGGCAGGACAATCTGTGCCTGTTTCCTTCCAGCTGGACACGAGTTATTGCTGGAGGAGCCTCTGtctctcctctccagctgctgagcCCCTGCCTGGGCCAGCCGGGCCCTGCCACAGAGGCTGCGTGTCCTGGCTTGGAGGTGACATGGCAGCGAAGGTGTGGGCTGTCAGCATGTCCACCCAAAGCCCCCTTCACCCTGCTCTCTGCATGGCTTCCTTAACAATCAGACTGGGTATGTCAAATCTGAACAtcgctttttttttccctgggaattcTTCACTGACTTAAAGCttgaagagggaaagaaaaggcaaaacaagaCTTGGCCCTGTGCCCCCAGAACCAGGGCAGTCGCCtgccttccctttcctcccactTTGTACCCTCCTTCCTCCACCCTACAATGTGGGTAGGACAGATGTAGAAACTCGGGCTGATgtggggagatgctgcctccatcaccccagccccagccagctcGTCTGCTTGCATGGAAAGCTGAGAGGAAATCCTCTGGAGGTGCCCCGGGGAATATGTCTCCAGGAGAGCTGGTGACACTGGCTCCAGCATCCAAGAAGCCCATGCAGGGCACAGCCCCTGGCAGATCCAGAGAGAAATGCTGAATGAGTCAATGTTAGATAATGTTCCCCAGCTCCCTGGTGTGAGAGCATGTCTGGAAAAAGCATTGCCATGAATATTTTATGTTCAAAGACACTTTTTCTCAAAGATAATGTGTAATAGCTCAGGCTGTCTCCCCAGAGATGGGGCTTTCACAGGGTCAGGTTTTCACAGTTTGCACCCAGAATAACCTCTTTACCCTGTGGTCTGAAACTGAGATGGAGGAACAAAACCTGTTGCTGAGGCCCTGAGCTGGTGAAGGACTGAGCCCCAAACTCTCAGCTGCGGGCCCTCACACAGACAACATCACTTTCCACGCCAGGCGCTGGACACCGGAGCCTGACGCTGCATCTGTGGAGCTTGGGAGAACCCCGGTGAAGATGCTGCAGCCATAGTAGCCTCAGATGCAGCCCCAGATTAAATTTCCTTCTTGTTTCCTTGCAGATGGACTTTTCTGCATGCCCACAAAGTTCAGCACTGCTCTAGTCAAAAACCCACAAGGTGGGGAGGTGGTTCAGACACTGGAGAACTGcgaaatgaaggaaaaatgctATCGTGTTTCCCAGGTGGAATATTATTATGAAATTGTGCTCAGTTCTGCAGGACACAGGGAGGAACGGCTCAAGGTTGGTTCCCCACAGCTTGGCCTCTTCTCTGGTGGGCTCAGCTGTGCTTCTGGGCCCACACGTGGGGTTTGAACAGCCAGGTGGATGCTCTGACATGGGCAGCTTCACCCTGGTGGAGCTATGCACACCCTGGCAACAAACTATAGTGGTTAAAATCTCACTTTTATATTATCTTAcgttataaaatgtattttactgcCGCTAATTTGTGTGTACATCAGTACCATAAAGTAACAAATGGCCTTTGGGTGAGGatttcttcaaaaaataattaagagagcAGCgagagctttatttttaaaaaatatttaatcgAGTATGTCTTAAGCTCAGTTCAACAGAGACTCTACTTCAACATACCTTTGTGCACAGGGACTTCTGACTCAATAGACACTGGTGTGACCCAAAATACTTCTTACAAGCTTTGTCTCGCTGCTGTGGTTTCTCAGGGGTGTATGTTCAGCCTGAGGATGGAGGGAGGGTGGAGGGTGAAGTGACTGGGTCCCCTGGGGAGTCCCCAGCGAGGTGTTGTAGGGGATTTTCATGCCTTTGTTTTGCAAATCTTTGCAGGAAATTGATGTGGGAAGGTGCTTGGGCAGCTGCTCCTCGGGGGATCCCTGCTTGCTTAGGTAAGCACAGCTGCCAGGATCCGGCCGTTCTCTTTCCCGGGCACATCCGCACATCCAGAGGCAGGTTTGAGCTGTTCCCAACCCTCTCAAGCAATCTGCTGCTCCCGGGGTAACACAGGAGCACCCACAGCTCACTCCCCACGCAGGGACAAAGCTGGGGCAGGGCAGTGGTTGCAGTGGTGCCGCAGCAGCACACTGCTCCGTGCTTCCAGGGATGAAGGGTaacctcctgctgctggtgccGGATTTGGCCCACTGGGCAGCTGGTTATGGAGCTTGTGCCCCCCCCGTGATGGCAGACACAGATGGGTCCTGACAGCGGCTGGGATGTGCCGTTCCTGCCGCCCGCaatgctgtggggcaggaggaggatgaggatgctCTGGGTCAGGGGGGGTCCAGACAGTTGTTTCAGgccaggggatggggggcagCTCTTTGTGTTGCTTGCAGACACGAAGATGTGGCAAATGCAAAGGGAAGCaaatcaaaacagaaagaaatagcCCAGGCCGAGAGGGAGGAGACAGTTCAGCGAGTTACACCAGGAGTGAGGAATAGGTGCAGGCAGAAGCAaactgcctccctcctcccctcccctgctccggGAAATCTGCCCTTTTCCCAGGGGATGAaacgcggggggccgggggatgTACTGGGTTTGTCTCTAACTGCAGGGACTCACACGGCGAAGAGAAATGTCTGGTTTGGGCAGAAGCTGCCTCCAGCCGCTGTGCCCCTCACCGGTACGATGTACACACGGTCAGGAGCCGCCGGGACCGCGTTCGCACCGTCGTGGCCATCCGGGAGTGCAAGTGCAGGGGGTagcgggggggttggggtgtccTGCAAGGCCCCCACCAGACTGTCTGTAGTATATGTAAATGAGAGAAGGCTATTTTTTTTGAATAAAAGCTATGCTTGTATAAATGAACCCTCTCCAAAATGTTTTGCAACTTGTAAAATAAACATCACGGGCAATTCGCAGCTCCTCGGGGCTCTGCTGTGCAGCCCCATGGCCCCTCCATCTGTGCCCAGGCATCCCAGGGGGATGCAGCCAGGGGCTGGGGATTGCACCAGCCCAGCTATATCCCATTTACAAAACGTGGAGCAGGAGTTggagagggaaaaaggtaggTAGTAGGGCTGTTGGGGCAGAGATTTCCCCTCTACAGGCAATCACGGTTATCCTGGAGGACATGCCGCAGCCACTGGTGagctgggaaaaggagaaaatccaGAGGATACAAATAGTTTCCTCTATCAGTTAACTCAAGCCTGTCAGAGCCTCCCTGCCTATTCTGGATAATTAACAGCCCTTTCACCTGCCAAACCTTGGATTAGAATAAATTATAGACACCAACTGGGCAAGTAGCCTTTGGCTTGTCTCCTACCGCGTTGGCTGGGTGCCGGTGGGGCCAGGGAGGGCTGCCCGGGCCTGCTGGCAGACAGACAGAAGGACAGTGCTGGCTCTGGCCTTGCACCTTCCCCTCTTTGTGCCAAACCTCTCACACAGCCCGTCCCTGTGGTCCTCATTCACAGGGGCTCTCCTTATTCTCTATAAAATCTAACAGGCTTTTCTAATCCTGCTCTTTTTATCTGATGCACCAGAGGGtatcatgtaattttttttgttcagtcATGTGGCATTAAAACAAACGGCAATGTAGAGTCCAAGTGTACTGTGTCAACACATCCACCTTCACCAACCCAGTTTCTCTGTGATTGGGGAATAATAGCAAAAGAATTGGCTTTTATCCCGTCATCCAGAGTccatattttattaataacaaGCATTCAGGAATTAACAGCAAACACCTTTTAATCTCCAGGAAGCCAAatggctatttaaaaaaaccccaacaaacactCCTATTCAGTTtggttcctcctgctgctgaGTTCCTGCCACAGCCCAGGGCCTGGCCGTGCTGTGGATGGCAGCTGCATCCCCCAGGCTGCTGGGTCTCTCCTGAAAACCCACTTTGCCCTGTGGTGTTGGCTCGCCGGGCTCCTGAAATGGAGCGGTTGCTCCCCATCGCAGCGGGGAG
This region includes:
- the LOC141970806 gene encoding uncharacterized protein LOC141970806, with the protein product MQDPLAVVFFTGLLHAPIFASAGAAGREDEQGNLFAERGCCRRQSHFLHVGHDVSGSPVSVDVGKCGSSCLSQGISSPHPGFLGLSRHSSMLDFLRSKKLQVRGPDSALRPGAPRSCPAGSCCEPARLHVERLLLLGGVRHVEVVDGCHCSTCPEECLRLPALKTFFPDSPWEVTVDVGKCSDPTYTADGLFCMPTKFSTALVKNPQGGEVVQTLENCEMKEKCYRVSQVEYYYEIVLSSAGHREERLKEIDVGRCLGSCSSGDPCLLRDSHGEEKCLVWAEAASSRCAPHRYDVHTVRSRRDRVRTVVAIRECKCRG